The following proteins are encoded in a genomic region of Andreesenia angusta:
- a CDS encoding aminotransferase class I/II-fold pyridoxal phosphate-dependent enzyme: MLDFLKRYAASKTVRFHMPGHKGKIEEEALGEAAKLDITEIEGSDNLQNPEGIILESQRRAAKLFGSRETIYLVNGSTSGIYAAITGSIGPGEKLLLQRNSHGAAYNAVVLGDIDTEYIYPEYSEELGLPLGIDIVKLERALDESPDIRVVFVTSPSYYGICLDLESIAKAVHDRGAILIVDEAHGSHLSMSDGFPKSAVQSGADMVVQSTHKTLLGMTQTAMLHINSDRVDSNRVKKMARMYQSTSPSYVLMASIDHTVTYLSENRERIFEDYLGKLEAARQSISSIAGVKLLGEGDIPRGTELDKSKIVFSVEGIPGKKLERELRSRGIELEMSDFRYGVALSTFMDSEDDLKSLAQALEDISLNVVGRENETVKVPKLYSEVPEKNLSQREAFYSEAEKTKLKDSVGKTVASAITPYPPGIPLLVPGEVVEEDTISCIETLIDRGYAVLGVSDGKIDTIREV; encoded by the coding sequence TTGCTAGATTTTCTAAAGCGCTACGCGGCTTCCAAAACAGTCAGGTTCCATATGCCTGGTCATAAGGGGAAGATTGAGGAAGAAGCACTAGGAGAAGCAGCGAAGCTGGATATAACGGAGATAGAGGGAAGCGACAACCTTCAGAATCCAGAGGGCATAATACTGGAGAGCCAGAGAAGAGCTGCCAAGCTCTTTGGCTCGAGAGAGACTATCTATCTTGTAAACGGAAGTACTTCTGGGATATACGCCGCTATAACCGGCTCGATAGGCCCTGGAGAAAAACTACTGCTCCAGAGGAATTCCCATGGGGCTGCCTATAACGCCGTGGTGCTTGGGGACATAGATACAGAGTATATCTACCCTGAGTACAGCGAAGAGCTGGGGTTGCCACTGGGGATTGACATAGTGAAGCTAGAGCGAGCACTTGACGAGTCACCCGACATAAGGGTCGTGTTTGTAACTTCACCATCTTACTATGGCATATGCTTGGATTTAGAGAGCATAGCGAAAGCAGTGCATGATAGAGGAGCGATACTGATAGTGGATGAAGCTCATGGGTCGCATCTCTCCATGAGCGATGGATTTCCAAAGTCTGCAGTCCAGAGTGGGGCCGATATGGTTGTCCAGAGCACGCACAAGACGCTGCTTGGCATGACCCAGACAGCTATGCTCCATATAAACTCCGACAGGGTGGATTCAAACAGAGTCAAGAAGATGGCCAGGATGTACCAGTCCACAAGCCCGTCCTATGTGCTTATGGCATCTATTGACCACACGGTCACATATCTTTCGGAGAACAGGGAGCGTATTTTCGAAGACTACCTTGGAAAGCTGGAGGCTGCGAGACAGAGCATTTCAAGCATAGCTGGGGTGAAGCTCTTGGGAGAAGGCGATATCCCACGCGGGACAGAGCTGGACAAAAGCAAAATAGTGTTTTCAGTGGAAGGGATACCAGGAAAAAAACTAGAGCGGGAATTGAGGTCAAGAGGCATAGAGCTTGAGATGAGCGACTTCAGGTACGGGGTGGCGCTCAGCACTTTTATGGACTCAGAGGATGACCTGAAATCACTGGCTCAAGCTTTAGAGGATATAAGCTTAAACGTTGTAGGCAGAGAAAATGAGACCGTGAAAGTTCCGAAGCTCTACTCAGAAGTTCCAGAGAAAAATCTCAGCCAGAGAGAGGCCTTCTACAGCGAGGCTGAGAAAACAAAGCTAAAAGACTCGGTCGGGAAAACCGTGGCATCCGCTATAACTCCGTATCCCCCGGGAATACCGCTGCTTGTGCCGGGAGAGGTTGTAGAGGAAGATACGATAAGCTGTATAGAGACGCTTATAGACAGAGGATATGCTGTGCTGGGCGTTTCAGACGGGAAAATAGACACCATAAGAGAGGTTTAG
- a CDS encoding NAD(P)-dependent malic enzyme: MDKREMALKLHRDNKGKLEIVSKVPVTNGEELSLAYTPGVAEPCKEIEKNKEDVYLYTAKGNTVAVITDGSAVLGLGDIGPEASLPVMEGKSILFKEFGNIDSIPICIDSNDVEDIIKTVKLISPSLGGINLEDISAPRCFEIEERLKAELDIPVFHDDQHGTAVVVLAGILNSVRLLDKDMSELKIVVNGSGAAGIAITKLLLKVGVGDVILCDTKGAIYEGRDNMNSTKIEMASITNRGKESGTLSDVIVGKDVFVGVSAPNSLTQAMVKTMGKDAVVFALSNPVPEIYPDQAKAAGARIVATGRSDFPNQINNVLAFPGIFRGALDIRAKAITDEMKIAAAEAIASIVQYDELSEDYIIPDPFNREVVKRVAKAVEFAAMENGNC; this comes from the coding sequence ATGGATAAAAGAGAAATGGCGTTAAAACTGCATAGAGATAATAAGGGGAAGCTGGAGATAGTCTCGAAAGTTCCTGTTACAAATGGAGAGGAGCTTTCGCTTGCGTATACTCCTGGAGTTGCCGAGCCTTGCAAGGAGATAGAGAAGAACAAGGAAGATGTGTACCTCTACACCGCAAAGGGGAACACGGTGGCTGTCATAACAGACGGGTCAGCTGTACTGGGGCTTGGAGACATAGGCCCGGAAGCTTCGCTGCCTGTTATGGAGGGGAAATCTATCCTGTTCAAGGAGTTCGGAAATATAGACAGCATACCTATATGCATAGATTCGAACGACGTGGAGGACATAATAAAGACTGTCAAGCTTATAAGCCCGTCACTTGGGGGAATAAACCTAGAGGATATATCTGCGCCACGTTGCTTTGAGATAGAGGAGAGGCTCAAGGCAGAGCTTGACATACCGGTATTCCATGACGATCAACATGGGACGGCAGTCGTAGTTCTGGCTGGAATTTTAAACAGCGTGAGGCTTCTAGACAAGGACATGTCTGAGCTTAAGATAGTTGTGAACGGATCGGGAGCAGCCGGAATAGCCATCACAAAACTGCTCCTAAAAGTGGGAGTTGGCGACGTAATCCTCTGCGATACAAAAGGGGCCATATATGAAGGCAGAGACAATATGAACAGCACCAAGATAGAGATGGCTTCAATTACAAACAGAGGCAAAGAGAGTGGAACGCTTTCAGACGTCATAGTCGGAAAAGACGTGTTCGTAGGGGTTTCCGCACCGAACAGCCTTACGCAGGCGATGGTCAAGACCATGGGGAAAGACGCCGTGGTGTTTGCACTCTCAAACCCCGTGCCGGAGATATACCCTGACCAGGCCAAGGCAGCTGGAGCAAGGATAGTGGCTACGGGAAGGTCGGACTTCCCTAACCAGATAAACAATGTGCTGGCTTTTCCTGGCATATTCAGAGGTGCTCTTGATATCAGGGCAAAGGCTATAACAGACGAGATGAAGATAGCGGCAGCTGAGGCCATAGCTTCGATAGTTCAGTACGACGAGCTTTCAGAGGACTATATAATCCCAGACCCTTTCAACAGAGAAGTAGTAAAGAGAGTGGCCAAGGCTGTTGAATTCGCTGCAATGGAGAACGGGAATTGCTAG
- a CDS encoding Fe-S-containing hydro-lyase — MKIKAPLDSETVEKLKAGDRVEISGYIYTGRDSAHKRMIEDLESGEGLPFDIENQIIYYTGPCPPKEGQIIGSAGPTTSYRMDSYTPKLLELGLKGMIGKGLRDSEVVQSMVENRAVYFGASGGLGALIASKIKSVEVIAYDDLGTEAIRKLYVEDFPAVVVIDANGRSIYDREER, encoded by the coding sequence TTGAAGATAAAAGCACCGCTCGATTCAGAGACTGTCGAAAAGCTTAAGGCTGGAGACAGAGTAGAGATAAGTGGATATATATATACGGGAAGAGACTCCGCCCACAAGAGGATGATAGAGGATCTGGAGAGCGGAGAGGGGCTTCCCTTCGACATAGAGAACCAGATCATATACTACACGGGGCCATGCCCACCTAAGGAAGGCCAGATAATAGGGTCAGCAGGACCTACGACATCTTACAGGATGGACAGTTACACCCCGAAGCTGCTAGAACTCGGGCTGAAAGGCATGATAGGAAAAGGGCTCAGAGACAGTGAAGTGGTGCAGAGCATGGTGGAGAATAGAGCTGTCTACTTTGGAGCGAGTGGAGGGCTAGGAGCCCTTATAGCGAGCAAGATAAAGTCTGTGGAAGTAATAGCCTATGATGACCTAGGCACTGAGGCCATAAGGAAGCTCTACGTGGAGGACTTTCCGGCTGTAGTGGTGATAGATGCAAATGGAAGAAGCATATACGACAGGGAGGAGCGATAG